The segment AATGCTCCTCCTCCATTTTCATAAGCGACGTATGGAAAACGCCAAATGTTTCCTAGTCCTACAGCTGAACCAACAGCCGCAAGAATAAATCCTGCTCTCGTTCCCCACTGGGCACGATTTTCCATGTAAATCCCCCCAACAAATTATTTTCAATAACAAATGTAAACATTCTAATTGTTTGATATTTTCTGAATTTTCTAGTTGTTCTAACGACTAGTATAAACATCTCGTCCCAGTCTGTCAAAGCCATTTTTAGTAAATTTGTCTTACGATTTCATGTAAACGTTTTCTTCCCTCCTTTCTTTCCACAATGTATATTCTGACTATATAAAAAAAGAACAGGCTATCACCTGTTCTTTTCTATATTATGCATTAGACTGCGAGGACTTAGGAAGGAAAAACCAAACCCCTACTAGTAAAACAGCACATGTCGCAAGTCCTAATAAGGTATTACTCGTCAATCCTAATACTAAGAATCCTACAGCGGAAATAGCTCCTGCTAGAAGTACATAAGGAAGCTGAGTTGTGACGTGATCCATATGATTACAGCCTGCTCCCGTAGAAGAAAGAATCGTCGTATCAGAGATTGGTGAACAGTGATCCCCAAGTACCGCACCTGCTAATACTGCAGCAAAAGCAGGAATGAGAATGTCGATACTTGTAACGGCTGCAATCTCACCAGCAATCGGTAAAAGTATACCGAATGAACCCCAACTTGTTCCGGTTGCAAATGCCATTCCACCTGCAATGATAAAAATAATAACCGGAAGGAAGCCAATATTTAAATTCATCTTCTTAAATTCTTCAGCTATGAATTCACCAGTCTGAAGATCACTAATTAAACCAACAATCATCCATGCAAAAACTAAAATATAAATGGCTGGCAACATGGATTTAATCCCTTCGATCGTGACTGGTAGGATTGTGCTACCTTCTACATTTTTCTTTCCAACATGCAAGAAGAAAAGGACAAGAGTAACGGTTAAACCAACTAATCCACCAATAATCAGAGAGAGCGTAACATCTGTATTTTCAAAAATAGTAAAGATATTTGTTGATTGAGCAGCCTGATATCCTGTCCAAAGCATAGCACCTACTGTACCAATAACTAGCCCAATAATCGGGAAAATTAAATCTCTTACTTTGCCTTTTTTATTCTCTGGTAGTTCTTGCTTTACCTCACCAGGAATCTCTTTCTGTGGATCATAAACTTCCCCTGTCTTGATAGCGCGCTGTTCGTGAACCTTCATAGGTCCAAAGTCTGTTTGCTTCGCAACTAAAATAAAAACTAATGCTAATGCCACCCAAACATATAGGTTCATTGGAATTGTCCAGATAAATGCTGAAAATGCCGTATACTGAGTCACTTCATTCGCAGCTAAAATTCCTCCAATTGTGGCAATAATAGAAGCACCCCAGCTAGAAATTGGAGATACCACACAAACAGGAGCTGCCGTTGAATCAATAAGGTATGCTAATTTTGCCCTTGATACTCTATGTCTGTCTGTAATAGGCCGTGAAACTTGACCTACAGCTAAACTGTTAAAGTAGTCATCAATAAAAATAAGAACACCGAAAATAGCTGTTACAAATTGAGCCCCTTTTCTCGTTTTCACTCTTGAAAGAGCCCATTCTCCAAAGGCACGACTACCACCTGAAACCATGATAAAAGCGGTGATAATACCTAGCAAAAGTAAGAATAATAGAATGTAAACATTCCATGTATTCAATTCCCACCCTGTGTCTGTTTGGGATACAAAAACGGAGTAGAAAGATGTCCAAAGAATCGATAGTGATTCTGTTACGACTGAACCAATTCCATCAGTTGCATCCATTGCAAGTAAAATCGCTGCACTGATGATCCCGATTCCTAGGGATAATAATACTCTTCGTGTAATGAGAACCATTACAATCGCCAATAGTGGCGGCAATAAAGAAAAAATGGATTGTGTCATGTGAGTTTCCTCCTCTAAGTTTTTTTAGAGGAACTATAGATGTATGGAAGGTTATAATGAATAGATAAAGAAAGGCAATAAAAAAGAGTAAAGATAGAGAGGATCCATCATTACTCATGATTTAAACATTCTCCATCACGATCTGTAGCTCCCCATTATGAGATTCCCCATAATGACAGTGCAGTCCTTATTCAAGACTACCCCAGCAATAAAGTGGTTGACTCCAGCATTATTACTTCGGCAAAATTACCTTTTGGCTATCTTCTTCGTTGTCATCCTCCAATAGCCTACTTTTTAATTTTGCACCTCTACCCCACCGGATATGATAAGGTGAAATATTTAATTGAACATGTCGTTTTGACACTAAAACGAGCACGTACAAACAATATCAAAAAAGTAGGCTACTATCAAGTGTAATTTTTGGAAGCTGGTTATGGTCCCGTTGGAAGCTCAATGGATGGACCTGCTCCCTCTCTGCCGTTGCTTGGTCCATAAAATTGAGGTACTTCACCAGGATCTGTTGTCCAGCCAATAGGAACAGACTGCTGAAT is part of the Bacillus carboniphilus genome and harbors:
- a CDS encoding Na+/H+ antiporter NhaC family protein, which gives rise to MTQSIFSLLPPLLAIVMVLITRRVLLSLGIGIISAAILLAMDATDGIGSVVTESLSILWTSFYSVFVSQTDTGWELNTWNVYILLFLLLLGIITAFIMVSGGSRAFGEWALSRVKTRKGAQFVTAIFGVLIFIDDYFNSLAVGQVSRPITDRHRVSRAKLAYLIDSTAAPVCVVSPISSWGASIIATIGGILAANEVTQYTAFSAFIWTIPMNLYVWVALALVFILVAKQTDFGPMKVHEQRAIKTGEVYDPQKEIPGEVKQELPENKKGKVRDLIFPIIGLVIGTVGAMLWTGYQAAQSTNIFTIFENTDVTLSLIIGGLVGLTVTLVLFFLHVGKKNVEGSTILPVTIEGIKSMLPAIYILVFAWMIVGLISDLQTGEFIAEEFKKMNLNIGFLPVIIFIIAGGMAFATGTSWGSFGILLPIAGEIAAVTSIDILIPAFAAVLAGAVLGDHCSPISDTTILSSTGAGCNHMDHVTTQLPYVLLAGAISAVGFLVLGLTSNTLLGLATCAVLLVGVWFFLPKSSQSNA